TTAGTGTTCTGCTGATTAGAACCCTGCTGATTCATTTATTTCACCTCCATTTTTTTAAATATGCTTTTAATAAACATATATATAGTTACTGATTAGGCATTGAATTTTCAGCCTGCTGGATCATTCTCTTTACCATTTCTCCACCAACTGAACCATTCTGTTTTGCTGTTAAATCACCATTGTAACCCTGCTTTAAATTAACACCGAGTTCAGTAGCAATTTCATACTTCATGTTATTTAAGTACTGTTTTGCTTCCGGAACTGCTGCTTTTCCTTTTGCCATCTTT
The sequence above is drawn from the Eubacteriales bacterium genome and encodes:
- a CDS encoding alpha/beta-type small acid-soluble spore protein, whose product is MAKGKAAVPEAKQYLNNMKYEIATELGVNLKQGYNGDLTAKQNGSVGGEMVKRMIQQAENSMPNQ